A portion of the Cryptomeria japonica chromosome 5, Sugi_1.0, whole genome shotgun sequence genome contains these proteins:
- the LOC131042156 gene encoding G-type lectin S-receptor-like serine/threonine-protein kinase At2g19130, translated as MGRNGLLAYMIFALTVLIVIYKCDGLDAGKKDSLSVGASLLGNETLTSKNGTFELGFFSPNGSNNWYIGIWYAKIQEKMVVWVANRESPAKNRPGVFKLSKGGHLGLFDAEGTSLWSVNVSNKPSRAVLLDSGNFLMLSDSNKSETVWQSFDYPVDTWLPGMWFGGRQKLVSWKSSLDPSPGLFSFHFDPSGAKQFVLTWNNSVRYWESGTWDGSIFSGIPEMPNGAHYSLSFKNTSSGLYLNYKLLDAISRFIQVKSGGIQAYASFDSTKWSITKTRPRDQCAVYGLCGAYGSCNSNNLQFCTCVEGFTPADNRALDSQEWWSSGCFRQKPLNCGAKNGSTDEFIDLSVTLPDHSAFPYPASTKKECQKSCLRNCSCTGFAFNPASGTCQIWSGDLLNMQKSPPKSGWNVSIRVAASSLPKFHRPFSTKLKAIIIVSALAVAFCILAFLIWWKYRLRSMERYADSSNSFLRVFSYNELKIATRNFKSRLGSGGFGSVFKGSLTDGTLVAVKKLEGSRQGDKQFRAEISSLGNIRHGNLVRLRGFCAEGSRRLLIYDYMPNGSLNSLLFTSNSESKGKTLNWKTRFEIALGTARGLVYLHQECRDCIIHGDIKPENVLLDSDFSPKLADFGFAKLVGRDFSHVLTTTRGTRGYLAPEWISGLPITTKVDVYSFGITLLEIISGRRTLDLNVQDPDKYYLPAWAAAQIYQGKTINIVEEGIAEEADIEEVRRPGIVGLLCIEREEEMRPSMEQVVRMLEGTMEPQTPQVTTSAVKDKQADRSDTDNDRSDNVVS; from the coding sequence ATGGGAAGGAACGGTCTATTAGCATATATGATCTTCGCTCTTACAGTACTAATTGTAATTTACAAGTGTGATGGGTTGGATGCTGGTAAGAAAGATTCTCTTTCCGTGGGCGCCTCGCTTCTTGGAAATGAGACATTAACTTCAAAGAATGGCACGTTTGAATTGGGATTCTTCAGCCCGAATGGAAGCAACAACTGGTATATTGGCATCTGGTATGCCAAAATACAGGAGAAGATGGTCGTTTGGGTGGCTAATAGGGAGAGTCCGGCGAAAAACAGGCCTGGTGTTTTCAAGCTGTCAAAAGGAGGTCATCTGGGACTGTTTGATGCAGAGGGCACGTCTCTTTGGTCTGTTAACGTATCGAACAAGCCCTCGCGGGCCGTGTTATTAGATTCTGGCAATTTTCTAATGCTGAGCGATAGCAATAAATCTGAGACTGTTTGGCAGAGTTTCGACTATCCTGTAGACACTTGGTTGCCTGGGATGTGGTTCGGTGGACGGCAAAAGCTAGTCAGTTGGAAAAGCTCATTGGATCCCTCTCCTGGGCTTTTCTCCTTTCACTTTGATCCATCTGGAGCTAAACAGTTCGTGCTAACATGGAACAATTCTGTCCGGTATTGGGAGAGCGGAACTTGGGACGGCTCAATTTTCAGTGGAATTCCAGAAATGCCAAACGGAGCCCACTACAGTCTCAGCTTTAAAAATACTAGCTCTggtttgtatttgaattataaactGCTGGATGCGATCTCACGTTTTATCCAAGTTAAATCGGGAGGAATACAAGCATATGCTTCCTTTGATAGCACTAAGTGGAGCATCACGAAGACTCGCCCCAGAGATCAATGCGCTGTATATGGTCTTTGTGGCGCTTATGGAAGCTGCAACTCCAACAATCTTCAGTTCTGCACCTGTGTTGAAGGCTTCACCCCAGCAGACAATCGCGCGTTGGATTCGCAAGAGTGGTGGTCAAGTGGCTGTTTCCGGCAGAAGCCGTTAAACTGCGGTGCCAAAAATGGAAGCACTGACGAATTCATCGACCTTAGTGTGACGTTGCCTGATCATTCAGCTTTTCCATACCCTGCATCCACAAAGAAAGAATGCCAGAAATCCTGCCTCCGCAACTGCTCGTGCACTGGGTTTGCTTTCAATCCAGCTTCGGGAACCTGCCAAATCTGGTCAGGAGATTTGCTAAACATGCAAAAATCTCCACCAAAAAGCGGATGGAATGTCTCCATTCGAGTCGCTGCCTCTTCACTTCCAAAGTTTCATAGACCGTTCTCCACCAAACTGAAAGCCATAATTATTGTGAGTGCTCTCGCTGTTGCTTTTTGTATCTTAGCATTTTTAATATGGTGGAAGTATAGGCTACGATCGATGGAGAGGTATGCGGATTCCTCGAACTCTTTTCTCAGAGTGTTTAGTTACAATGAGTTGAAGATAGCAACAAGGAATTTTAAGTCTAGGTTGGGGAGCGGAGGATTCGGTTCAGTGTTCAAAGGATCTCTCACAGACGGCACGCTTGTGGCCGTAAAGAAATTGGAAGGTTCAAGACAGGGTGATAAGCAATTCCGAGCGGAAATCAGTTCCCTTGGAAACATACGACATGGGAATTTGGTAAGGCTTCGAGGATTTTGTGCAGAAGGATCCAGACGCTTACTGATTTATGATTACATGCCCAACGGCTCTCTAAATTCCCTACTGTTCACTAGTAACTCCGAAAGTAAAGGTAAGACACTCAACTGGAAAACCCGATTCGAGATCGCTTTAGGCACTGCACGAGGTTTAGTCTATCTCCACCAGGAATGCAGAGATTGCATCATTCACGGCGATATTAAGCCCGAGAACGTTCTTTTGGACAGTGATTTTTCACCAAAGTTGGCAGATTTTGGGTTTGCAAAGCTTGTGGGTAGAGATTTCAGCCACGTACTGACCACAACGAGAGGAACGAGAGGTTATTTGGCCCCCGAGTGGATCTCCGGTCTTCCCATCACTACCAAGGTTGATGTTTACAGTTTTGGTATCACGCTCTTGGAAATCATTTCAGGCCGAAGAACTTTGGATTTAAACGTGCAAGATCCAGACAAGTATTACCTTCCTGCGTGGGCTGCAGCTCAAATTTACCAGGGGAAGACTATTAATATTGTGGAGGAAGGTATTGCAGAGGAGGC